The genomic interval GGCACCCTAACAGATCGGGGCGGGTGAGGCCATTTTGATCTGTTGATGACGGCCACCCAGGTGCCAGGCATGACGCTGTACCTGTGGGAGCGGGTTCACCCGCGAAGAGGCCAGTAGAGACAACAGGCAAAGGCTGCCGTACTCTACGCGCCAAAACGCCTACACATCTAATTGAGGTAACCCCGCTTGAGCAGCAAGTACCCGTACACCGCCACCGTGACCATCAGCGCTGAAGACCGCGGGGGCGACATCGAGGCCTCGGAAAACCCCAGCATGCGCGTGGGCCTTGAAGCGGTGACCGAAACCCTGAAGAAGGTGCATTTCGTCGGTACGCTCGCAGCTCCCGAAAAGCCGGCCACGCACATCTGCGTTACCCTGGAAAACGGCCTGACCTACTACGGCCCGATCGTCAACGGCCACGCCGAACTCGAAGGTGGCTGGATCGCCTTCGAGTCCGACATGCTCACCCCTGAAGAGCTGGGCCTGTAAGCCTCAGTTCAACTCTGCCAGGCACTGCTCGAGGATATCCAAGCCTTCTTCGAGCACCTCGGCTTCGATGGTCAGTGGTGCGAGCAGGCGGATGATATGCCGCGCCTTGCCACTGGGCATCAGCAACAGGCCTTTGCCGCGCGCTGCTTCCATGACCTTGGCCAACTGGGCCGGTGCCGGGCTGCCGTCGGCGTTGACGAATTCGATGCCGCGCATCGCGCCGACACCGGTCAGCCTCCCGATGAACGGGTACTGGGCTTTCCAGCGCTCGACGCGGCTGACAATCGCCTGTTCCTGGCGTTCGCCCCAGGTGGCGACGTTCTCGTCGGTCATCTGCGCCAGGCTCGCCAGCGCCGCTGCGCAGGCAATCGGGTTGCCCGAATAGGTCCCGCCCAGGCCACCCTTCGGCAGTGATGCCATCAATTCTTTACGGCCCACGACCGCACCCAGTGGCATGCCGCCTGCGATGCTTTTTGCCAGCAGCAGCAGGTCGGGCTCGATGCCCAGGCGCGGGAAGGCAAAGCGCTGGCCGGTACGGCCAAAGCCCGACTGGATCTCGTCGATGATGATCAAAATGCCGTGCTTGTCGCAGAAGTGGCGCAGTGCCTGGGCGAATGCTGGGTCGAGGGCGAGGAAGCCGCCTTCACCCTGGACCGGTTCGAGGATGAAAGCTGCCACATCTTCAACCGCCAGTTCGACGCTGAACAGCCGGTCCATGGCCTTGAGTGCCTGTTCGCAGGTGACGCCGGTGTCGGCACTGGGGTAGGGCAGGTGGTAGACCGGGCCTGGCAGATCGCCGACGCGTTGCTTGTACGGGGCGACCTTGCCATTGAGGTTCAGGGTTGCCAGGGTGCGGCCATGGAAGCCACCGTCGAATGCAATCATCGCGCGCTTGCCGGTGGCGCCACGGGCCACTTTTAGGGCGTTTTCCGCCGCTTCCGCGCCACTGTTGGTGAGCATGCCGGCCAGCGGGTAGCTGACCGGGACAAACTCGCTGAGGCGCTCCATCAGGGCAAGGTACGGGCCGTGGGGGGCTGCGTTGAAGGCATAGTGGGTGAGGCGGGTGGCCTGGGCCTGGATCGCTTCGACCACGGCTGGGTTGCAATGGCCCAGGTTGAGTACGCCGATACCGCCGACGAAGTCGATATAACGTTTGCCGTCGGTGTCCCAGACTTCCGCATTCTTGCCGTGGGAAAGTGTAATTGGGTGAACGATGGCAATGGACTGGCTGATACTTTCCTGATTCATGGTGCACGCGGACCTTGTTCGAGTTTCCCACTATCGAAGCGTGCCGGGGCTGTATTGCGCAAACGAATTATTTGATTGCGATCATTCCTTGGATTCGTGATCTTCTAAGATTTTGTGTTACCTGCACTGACCTCAATCCCCTTCAGCCACCCGCTCGCGAATCCACTGCACGAAGGCCCTGACCTTCGGCACCTCCGCCGCATGCTCGGCATGGGCGATGAAGTGCCTGCCATTGCTCGGCACCGGGTGGTCCCAGGCCACCACCAGCTTGCCTTCGTTCAACTCCTCCGCCACCAGGTACCGCGGAATCAGGGCAATGCCACAGCCGGCGATTGCAGCCCGGATGCACAGGTAGAACGTGTCGAAGCGCGGCCCGTGGTAGCTGTTTTGGCTGTGCAACCCCAGCCCCAAAAACCATTCATGCCAGGCCTCCGGGCGCGATACACACTGCAGCAGGCGGTGCTCGGTCAGCGCCTCGGCGCTGGTGAAACGGTGGTTGGCGAGCAGCTCTGGGGCACACACCGGCACCACTTCTTCGCTGAACAACTCGATACACGTCGCCCCAGGCCAGGTGCCCTGGCCGAAGAAGAAGGCGATGTCGGCCTTGGACTGCACCAGGTCGAAGGGTTCCAGCTCGTTACGGATATCCAGGTGAATACGCGGATAGCGATCACCAAACCCCTTTAGCCTGGGCACCAGCCAGCGCGCGCCGAAGGTCGGCTGGGTGGCGATGCGCAGCACTTCGGTCTCATCGCCATAGCTGAGGATGTAGCGGCTGGAGATGTCGATCTGGGTGAGGATCTTGTTCACCTCGGTCAGGTACAGCGCACCGGCCGGGGTCAGGTGCAGGCGCCGGCGAATGCGCTGGAACAGCGAGTGCGACAGCATGTCCTCCAGTTGCGCGACCTGTTTGCTGACCGCGCTCTGGGTCAGGTGCAGCTCTTGCGCCGCGCGGGTGAAGCTCAGGTGGCGGGCAGCCGCTTCGAAGCACTGGAGGGCGGTGGTCGAGGGCATCAGGCGTTTGGACATGACAGGCGCGTACCGAGCAAAAAAGGAAGAAGTTCATTCCGTATTGGAATCATGTGCTTCGAAAAGGTCGTTTGTTGACCCAGGCCTATAGATTAATACTGACCTGGATCAACGATTACAACCGGTCGTGCGAAGAGGAGGGAAGTAGCCACCGCCGGCATCTACAAAACAACAAAAAACGCACACCCGAAATTAATAAGAATTCTGCTCCATTTTTTAGCCGTCCCACGACGGCGACCCATTCGAGGGTTCTCCATGGCTTCGCTAGAAAACAAGAAACAGCGGTCCTTGCAGCACGGCCTGACGTCCCGTCAGGTGTCCATGATCTCCATCGCCGGCATCATCGGCGCCGGCCTGTTCATCGGCTCCTCCAACGCCATTGCCACCGCCGGCCCGGCCATCCTCATCTCCTACGCCATGACCGGCCTGCTGGTGCTGCTGGTGATGCGTATGCTGGGCGAAATGGCCATCGCCAACCCCAACAGCGGCTCGTTCTCCACGTACGCTTCCGAGGCCATCGGCCCTTGGGCAGGCTTCACCATCGGTTGGTTGTACTGGTGGTTCTGGGTGCTGATCATCCCGGTCGAGGCGATTGCTGGCGCAGACATCCTGCATGCCTACTTCCCCGGCGTGCCATCGTGGTTGTTCGCCTTCCTGATCATGGTCGTGCTGTCGGGTACCAACCTGATCAGCGTGAAGAACTTCGGTGCCTTCGAGTACTGGTTCGCGCTGGTCAAGGTGGTTGCCATCGTTGCCTTCATCATCGTCTGCAGCCTGGCCGTGTTCGGCTTCTGGCCGTTGGCCGAGGTCTCGGGCGTGAGCCGGCTGTGGGACAATGGCGGCTTCATGCCCAATGGCTTCGGCACTGTGCTGGGTGGCGTGCTGATCACCATCTTCTCGTTCTTCGGCGCCGAGATCGTCACCATTGCCGCTGACGAAACAGCCAACCCGAAAGACAAGATCCGCCGTGCCACCAACCTGGTGGTGTACCGCATCGCGATCTTCTACCTGGCCTCGATCTTCCTGGTGGTGTCTCTGGTGGCCTGGAACGACCCGGCCCTGAAAGCCGTGGGCTCGTTCCAGCGGGTGCTGGAAGTGCTCAATGTGCCGGGCGCCAAGCTGCTGGTCGACCTGGTGGTGCTGGTGGCGGTCACCAGCTGCATGAACTCCGGCCTGTACACGGCCTCGCGGATGCTCTACTCCCTGGGTGCCCGTGGCCAGGCGCTGAGCATGACCAAGCGCATTTCGGGTGCTGGCGTGCCAACGGTAGCGGTCATCTTCTCGACCCTGGCAGGCTTTGCCGGTTGCTTCGTCAACTATGTGTTCCCCGGCAAGGTGTTCGGTTTCCTGCTATCCACCACCGGCGCCATTGCCTTGCTGGTGTACCTGGTGATCGCCGTGTCTCAGCTGCGTATGCGGGCCCGTGCAGACCGTGAGGGCACGCCGCTGGAGCTTAAGATGTGGCTGTTCCCTTATCTGACCTGGCTGGTGATCGGCACCATCGTCATGGTCCTGGGCTACATGCTGTTCAGCGATGCCTACCGCTACGAGACGCTGATGACTGCCGGGGTGACGCTGTTCATTCTGCTGGTGTCGCTGACCCAGCGGCGCGGCAAGGTGGTCGCACAGACTGCTTGATCCAGAGGGGGCGCTTAGCGCCCCTTTCTCATTGGCGCTGGCCCAGCGCGGCGCTACCATCGACGCTTGCCTCACTTCCCATTCCAACAAGCACAGGAAGCGTATGAACGAGCACACCCTTTCCCTCCAGCAGTTGGCTGCACCGGAAGGCACCTGCTACGGCTGCGGCTGCTCCCACCCCAGCGGCCTGCACCTGCAAAGCCATTGGGACGCCGACGGCATCCACCTGCTGTGCCGCCATGCACCCGACAGCACCTTCATTGGCTGGCCCGGCCTGGTTTATGGCGGCTTACTGGCCATGCTGGTCGATTGCCACTCCAACTGGACCGCCATGGCCTACCACTACCGCAACGAAGGCCGCGAACCGGGCAGCCTGCCGCGTATCGACTGCGTCACGGGCACACTCAACCTCAGCTACCTGAAACCGACCCCCATGGGTGTCGAGTTGCTGCTCAAGGCACGCGTAGAAGGCGACGTCGGGCGCAAGAGCCGGGTTATCTGCGAG from Pseudomonas kermanshahensis carries:
- the gcvA gene encoding transcriptional regulator GcvA, encoding MSKRLMPSTTALQCFEAAARHLSFTRAAQELHLTQSAVSKQVAQLEDMLSHSLFQRIRRRLHLTPAGALYLTEVNKILTQIDISSRYILSYGDETEVLRIATQPTFGARWLVPRLKGFGDRYPRIHLDIRNELEPFDLVQSKADIAFFFGQGTWPGATCIELFSEEVVPVCAPELLANHRFTSAEALTEHRLLQCVSRPEAWHEWFLGLGLHSQNSYHGPRFDTFYLCIRAAIAGCGIALIPRYLVAEELNEGKLVVAWDHPVPSNGRHFIAHAEHAAEVPKVRAFVQWIRERVAEGD
- a CDS encoding aspartate aminotransferase family protein: MNQESISQSIAIVHPITLSHGKNAEVWDTDGKRYIDFVGGIGVLNLGHCNPAVVEAIQAQATRLTHYAFNAAPHGPYLALMERLSEFVPVSYPLAGMLTNSGAEAAENALKVARGATGKRAMIAFDGGFHGRTLATLNLNGKVAPYKQRVGDLPGPVYHLPYPSADTGVTCEQALKAMDRLFSVELAVEDVAAFILEPVQGEGGFLALDPAFAQALRHFCDKHGILIIIDEIQSGFGRTGQRFAFPRLGIEPDLLLLAKSIAGGMPLGAVVGRKELMASLPKGGLGGTYSGNPIACAAALASLAQMTDENVATWGERQEQAIVSRVERWKAQYPFIGRLTGVGAMRGIEFVNADGSPAPAQLAKVMEAARGKGLLLMPSGKARHIIRLLAPLTIEAEVLEEGLDILEQCLAELN
- a CDS encoding amino acid permease; the protein is MASLENKKQRSLQHGLTSRQVSMISIAGIIGAGLFIGSSNAIATAGPAILISYAMTGLLVLLVMRMLGEMAIANPNSGSFSTYASEAIGPWAGFTIGWLYWWFWVLIIPVEAIAGADILHAYFPGVPSWLFAFLIMVVLSGTNLISVKNFGAFEYWFALVKVVAIVAFIIVCSLAVFGFWPLAEVSGVSRLWDNGGFMPNGFGTVLGGVLITIFSFFGAEIVTIAADETANPKDKIRRATNLVVYRIAIFYLASIFLVVSLVAWNDPALKAVGSFQRVLEVLNVPGAKLLVDLVVLVAVTSCMNSGLYTASRMLYSLGARGQALSMTKRISGAGVPTVAVIFSTLAGFAGCFVNYVFPGKVFGFLLSTTGAIALLVYLVIAVSQLRMRARADREGTPLELKMWLFPYLTWLVIGTIVMVLGYMLFSDAYRYETLMTAGVTLFILLVSLTQRRGKVVAQTA
- a CDS encoding PaaI family thioesterase; the encoded protein is MNEHTLSLQQLAAPEGTCYGCGCSHPSGLHLQSHWDADGIHLLCRHAPDSTFIGWPGLVYGGLLAMLVDCHSNWTAMAYHYRNEGREPGSLPRIDCVTGTLNLSYLKPTPMGVELLLKARVEGDVGRKSRVICEVWADDVLTVTADSVFVRVDTEKLKLKAHGQA